A single region of the Sciurus carolinensis chromosome 16, mSciCar1.2, whole genome shotgun sequence genome encodes:
- the Znf566 gene encoding zinc finger protein 566 isoform X6: MAQESVVFSDVSVDFSQEEWECLTDDQRHLYREVMLENYSNLVSMAGHSISKPNVISYLEQGKEPWLVDREMTRGKWPVLESTCETKKLFLKKEIYEIESAQWEIMGRFTRHDLQCSNFTDDWECNGQFEKQHGSRDRHFSKLVITHEDVPAFSQHPSFTLQQLINNKEKYCATKEYRKNVRHDSQFTAHQIIHTVEKPHECKDCGKAFRHPSRLAHHQKIHTGKKPFECKECGKTFIYGSDLTRHDRIHTGEKPYECKECGKAFSSGSNFTRHQRIHTGEKPYECKECGKAFSSSSNFIQHQRIHTGEKPYECKECGNAFSQSSQLIKHQRIHTGVDGHNTFILFIYMWC; the protein is encoded by the exons ATGGCTCAG GAGTCAGTGGTGTTCAGTGATGTATCCGTAGACTTCTCTCAGGAGGAGTGGGAATGCCTGACTGATGATCAGAGACATTTATACAGAGAGGTGATGTTGGAGAATTACAGCAACCTGGTTTCAATGG CAGGACATTCCATTTCTAAACCAAATGTGATTTCCTACTTGGAGCAAGGAAAGGAACCCTGGTTGGTTGACAGAGAGATGACAAGAGGCAAGTGGCCAG tcctggaATCAACATGTGAGACCAAGAAGTtatttctgaagaaagaaatatatgaaatagagtcAGCCCAGTGGGAGATAATGGGAAGATTTACAAGACATGACCTTCAGTGCTCTAATTTCACAGATGACTGGGAGTGTAATGGCCAGTTTGAGAAACAACATGGCTCTAGGGACAGGCATTTCAGTAAACTGGTAATCACTCATGAAGATGTGCCTGCTTTCAGTCAACATCCATCCTTTACATTACAGCAacttattaataataaagaaaaatactgtgcaacaaaagaatacagaaaaaatgtTAGACATGACTCTCAATTTACTGCACATCAAATAATTCATACTGTTGAGAAACCCCACGAGTGTAAGGATTGTGGAAAGGCCTTTAGACATCCTTCAAGACTTGCTCATCATCAGAAAATTCACACTGGCAAGAAACCCtttgaatgtaaggaatgtgggaaaacatttatttatggCTCAGACCTTACTCGACATGACAGGATTCACACTGgcgagaaaccctatgaatgtaaggaatgtggaaaggCTTTTAGTAGTGGTTCAAACTTTACtcgacaccagagaattcacaccGGAGAGAAGCcttatgaatgtaaagaatgtgggaaggcctttagCAGTAGTTCAAACTTTATTcagcatcagagaattcacaccggagagaaaccctatgaatgtaaggaatgtggcaatgCCTTTAGTCAGAGTTCACAACTTATTAAACATCAAAGAATCCATACAg gtgtggatggacataatacctttattttatttatttatatgtggtgctga
- the Znf566 gene encoding zinc finger protein 566 isoform X5, giving the protein MAQESVVFSDVSVDFSQEEWECLTDDQRHLYREVMLENYSNLVSMAGHSISKPNVISYLEQGKEPWLVDREMTRGKWPVLESTCETKKLFLKKEIYEIESAQWEIMGRFTRHDLQCSNFTDDWECNGQFEKQHGSRDRHFSKLVITHEDVPAFSQHPSFTLQQLINNKEKYCATKEYRKNVRHDSQFTAHQIIHTVEKPHECKDCGKAFRHPSRLAHHQKIHTGKKPFECKECGKTFIYGSDLTRHDRIHTGEKPYECKECGKAFSSGSNFTRHQRIHTGEKPYECKECGKAFSSSSNFIQHQRIHTGEKPYECKECGNAFSQSSQLIKHQRIHTGACLMYWKNKIHRQQGG; this is encoded by the exons ATGGCTCAG GAGTCAGTGGTGTTCAGTGATGTATCCGTAGACTTCTCTCAGGAGGAGTGGGAATGCCTGACTGATGATCAGAGACATTTATACAGAGAGGTGATGTTGGAGAATTACAGCAACCTGGTTTCAATGG CAGGACATTCCATTTCTAAACCAAATGTGATTTCCTACTTGGAGCAAGGAAAGGAACCCTGGTTGGTTGACAGAGAGATGACAAGAGGCAAGTGGCCAG tcctggaATCAACATGTGAGACCAAGAAGTtatttctgaagaaagaaatatatgaaatagagtcAGCCCAGTGGGAGATAATGGGAAGATTTACAAGACATGACCTTCAGTGCTCTAATTTCACAGATGACTGGGAGTGTAATGGCCAGTTTGAGAAACAACATGGCTCTAGGGACAGGCATTTCAGTAAACTGGTAATCACTCATGAAGATGTGCCTGCTTTCAGTCAACATCCATCCTTTACATTACAGCAacttattaataataaagaaaaatactgtgcaacaaaagaatacagaaaaaatgtTAGACATGACTCTCAATTTACTGCACATCAAATAATTCATACTGTTGAGAAACCCCACGAGTGTAAGGATTGTGGAAAGGCCTTTAGACATCCTTCAAGACTTGCTCATCATCAGAAAATTCACACTGGCAAGAAACCCtttgaatgtaaggaatgtgggaaaacatttatttatggCTCAGACCTTACTCGACATGACAGGATTCACACTGgcgagaaaccctatgaatgtaaggaatgtggaaaggCTTTTAGTAGTGGTTCAAACTTTACtcgacaccagagaattcacaccGGAGAGAAGCcttatgaatgtaaagaatgtgggaaggcctttagCAGTAGTTCAAACTTTATTcagcatcagagaattcacaccggagagaaaccctatgaatgtaaggaatgtggcaatgCCTTTAGTCAGAGTTCACAACTTATTAAACATCAAAGAATCCATACAg
- the Znf566 gene encoding zinc finger protein 566 isoform X1: MAQESVVFSDVSVDFSQEEWECLTDDQRHLYREVMLENYSNLVSMAGHSISKPNVISYLEQGKEPWLVDREMTRGKWPVLESTCETKKLFLKKEIYEIESAQWEIMGRFTRHDLQCSNFTDDWECNGQFEKQHGSRDRHFSKLVITHEDVPAFSQHPSFTLQQLINNKEKYCATKEYRKNVRHDSQFTAHQIIHTVEKPHECKDCGKAFRHPSRLAHHQKIHTGKKPFECKECGKTFIYGSDLTRHDRIHTGEKPYECKECGKAFSSGSNFTRHQRIHTGEKPYECKECGKAFSSSSNFIQHQRIHTGEKPYECKECGNAFSQSSQLIKHQRIHTGEKPYECKECEKAFRSGSDLTRHQRIHTGEKPYECKICGKAYSQSSQLISHHRIHAGEKPCEYKDCGKNFNYGPRLIQHQNLYW, translated from the exons ATGGCTCAG GAGTCAGTGGTGTTCAGTGATGTATCCGTAGACTTCTCTCAGGAGGAGTGGGAATGCCTGACTGATGATCAGAGACATTTATACAGAGAGGTGATGTTGGAGAATTACAGCAACCTGGTTTCAATGG CAGGACATTCCATTTCTAAACCAAATGTGATTTCCTACTTGGAGCAAGGAAAGGAACCCTGGTTGGTTGACAGAGAGATGACAAGAGGCAAGTGGCCAG tcctggaATCAACATGTGAGACCAAGAAGTtatttctgaagaaagaaatatatgaaatagagtcAGCCCAGTGGGAGATAATGGGAAGATTTACAAGACATGACCTTCAGTGCTCTAATTTCACAGATGACTGGGAGTGTAATGGCCAGTTTGAGAAACAACATGGCTCTAGGGACAGGCATTTCAGTAAACTGGTAATCACTCATGAAGATGTGCCTGCTTTCAGTCAACATCCATCCTTTACATTACAGCAacttattaataataaagaaaaatactgtgcaacaaaagaatacagaaaaaatgtTAGACATGACTCTCAATTTACTGCACATCAAATAATTCATACTGTTGAGAAACCCCACGAGTGTAAGGATTGTGGAAAGGCCTTTAGACATCCTTCAAGACTTGCTCATCATCAGAAAATTCACACTGGCAAGAAACCCtttgaatgtaaggaatgtgggaaaacatttatttatggCTCAGACCTTACTCGACATGACAGGATTCACACTGgcgagaaaccctatgaatgtaaggaatgtggaaaggCTTTTAGTAGTGGTTCAAACTTTACtcgacaccagagaattcacaccGGAGAGAAGCcttatgaatgtaaagaatgtgggaaggcctttagCAGTAGTTCAAACTTTATTcagcatcagagaattcacaccggagagaaaccctatgaatgtaaggaatgtggcaatgCCTTTAGTCAGAGTTCACAACTTATTAAACATCAAAGAATCCATACAggtgagaaaccctatgaatgtaaagaatgtgaaaaaGCTTTTCGTTCTGGTTCTGACCTTACTagacatcagagaattcatactggtgagaaaccctatgaatgtaagatTTGTGGGAAAGCCTACTCTCAGAGTTCACAGCTTATTAGTCATCATAGAATTCACGCTGGTGAGAAACCCTGTGAATACAAGGACTGTGGAAAGAACTTTAATTATGGCCCACGGCTTATTCAGCATCAAAATTTGTACTGGTGA
- the Znf566 gene encoding zinc finger protein 566 isoform X4, translating into MAQESVVFSDVSVDFSQEEWECLTDDQRHLYREVMLENYSNLVSMAGHSISKPNVISYLEQGKEPWLVDREMTRGKWPVLESTCETKKLFLKKEIYEIESAQWEIMGRFTRHDLQCSNFTDDWECNGQFEKQHGSRDRHFSKLVITHEDVPAFSQHPSFTLQQLINNKEKYCATKEYRKNVRHDSQFTAHQIIHTVEKPHECKDCGKAFRHPSRLAHHQKIHTGKKPFECKECGKTFIYGSDLTRHDRIHTGEKPYECKECGKAFSSGSNFTRHQRIHTGEKPYECKECGKAFSSSSNFIQHQRIHTGEKPYECKECGNAFSQSSQLIKHQRIHTGACLMYWKNKIHRQQGGLNVETCSIWRLSKS; encoded by the exons ATGGCTCAG GAGTCAGTGGTGTTCAGTGATGTATCCGTAGACTTCTCTCAGGAGGAGTGGGAATGCCTGACTGATGATCAGAGACATTTATACAGAGAGGTGATGTTGGAGAATTACAGCAACCTGGTTTCAATGG CAGGACATTCCATTTCTAAACCAAATGTGATTTCCTACTTGGAGCAAGGAAAGGAACCCTGGTTGGTTGACAGAGAGATGACAAGAGGCAAGTGGCCAG tcctggaATCAACATGTGAGACCAAGAAGTtatttctgaagaaagaaatatatgaaatagagtcAGCCCAGTGGGAGATAATGGGAAGATTTACAAGACATGACCTTCAGTGCTCTAATTTCACAGATGACTGGGAGTGTAATGGCCAGTTTGAGAAACAACATGGCTCTAGGGACAGGCATTTCAGTAAACTGGTAATCACTCATGAAGATGTGCCTGCTTTCAGTCAACATCCATCCTTTACATTACAGCAacttattaataataaagaaaaatactgtgcaacaaaagaatacagaaaaaatgtTAGACATGACTCTCAATTTACTGCACATCAAATAATTCATACTGTTGAGAAACCCCACGAGTGTAAGGATTGTGGAAAGGCCTTTAGACATCCTTCAAGACTTGCTCATCATCAGAAAATTCACACTGGCAAGAAACCCtttgaatgtaaggaatgtgggaaaacatttatttatggCTCAGACCTTACTCGACATGACAGGATTCACACTGgcgagaaaccctatgaatgtaaggaatgtggaaaggCTTTTAGTAGTGGTTCAAACTTTACtcgacaccagagaattcacaccGGAGAGAAGCcttatgaatgtaaagaatgtgggaaggcctttagCAGTAGTTCAAACTTTATTcagcatcagagaattcacaccggagagaaaccctatgaatgtaaggaatgtggcaatgCCTTTAGTCAGAGTTCACAACTTATTAAACATCAAAGAATCCATACAg
- the Znf566 gene encoding zinc finger protein 566 isoform X2 gives MAQESVVFSDVSVDFSQEEWECLTDDQRHLYREVMLENYSNLVSMGHSISKPNVISYLEQGKEPWLVDREMTRGKWPVLESTCETKKLFLKKEIYEIESAQWEIMGRFTRHDLQCSNFTDDWECNGQFEKQHGSRDRHFSKLVITHEDVPAFSQHPSFTLQQLINNKEKYCATKEYRKNVRHDSQFTAHQIIHTVEKPHECKDCGKAFRHPSRLAHHQKIHTGKKPFECKECGKTFIYGSDLTRHDRIHTGEKPYECKECGKAFSSGSNFTRHQRIHTGEKPYECKECGKAFSSSSNFIQHQRIHTGEKPYECKECGNAFSQSSQLIKHQRIHTGEKPYECKECEKAFRSGSDLTRHQRIHTGEKPYECKICGKAYSQSSQLISHHRIHAGEKPCEYKDCGKNFNYGPRLIQHQNLYW, from the exons ATGGCTCAG GAGTCAGTGGTGTTCAGTGATGTATCCGTAGACTTCTCTCAGGAGGAGTGGGAATGCCTGACTGATGATCAGAGACATTTATACAGAGAGGTGATGTTGGAGAATTACAGCAACCTGGTTTCAATGG GACATTCCATTTCTAAACCAAATGTGATTTCCTACTTGGAGCAAGGAAAGGAACCCTGGTTGGTTGACAGAGAGATGACAAGAGGCAAGTGGCCAG tcctggaATCAACATGTGAGACCAAGAAGTtatttctgaagaaagaaatatatgaaatagagtcAGCCCAGTGGGAGATAATGGGAAGATTTACAAGACATGACCTTCAGTGCTCTAATTTCACAGATGACTGGGAGTGTAATGGCCAGTTTGAGAAACAACATGGCTCTAGGGACAGGCATTTCAGTAAACTGGTAATCACTCATGAAGATGTGCCTGCTTTCAGTCAACATCCATCCTTTACATTACAGCAacttattaataataaagaaaaatactgtgcaacaaaagaatacagaaaaaatgtTAGACATGACTCTCAATTTACTGCACATCAAATAATTCATACTGTTGAGAAACCCCACGAGTGTAAGGATTGTGGAAAGGCCTTTAGACATCCTTCAAGACTTGCTCATCATCAGAAAATTCACACTGGCAAGAAACCCtttgaatgtaaggaatgtgggaaaacatttatttatggCTCAGACCTTACTCGACATGACAGGATTCACACTGgcgagaaaccctatgaatgtaaggaatgtggaaaggCTTTTAGTAGTGGTTCAAACTTTACtcgacaccagagaattcacaccGGAGAGAAGCcttatgaatgtaaagaatgtgggaaggcctttagCAGTAGTTCAAACTTTATTcagcatcagagaattcacaccggagagaaaccctatgaatgtaaggaatgtggcaatgCCTTTAGTCAGAGTTCACAACTTATTAAACATCAAAGAATCCATACAggtgagaaaccctatgaatgtaaagaatgtgaaaaaGCTTTTCGTTCTGGTTCTGACCTTACTagacatcagagaattcatactggtgagaaaccctatgaatgtaagatTTGTGGGAAAGCCTACTCTCAGAGTTCACAGCTTATTAGTCATCATAGAATTCACGCTGGTGAGAAACCCTGTGAATACAAGGACTGTGGAAAGAACTTTAATTATGGCCCACGGCTTATTCAGCATCAAAATTTGTACTGGTGA
- the Znf566 gene encoding zinc finger protein 566 isoform X3, whose translation MAQESVVFSDVSVDFSQEEWECLTDDQRHLYREVMLENYSNLVSMVLESTCETKKLFLKKEIYEIESAQWEIMGRFTRHDLQCSNFTDDWECNGQFEKQHGSRDRHFSKLVITHEDVPAFSQHPSFTLQQLINNKEKYCATKEYRKNVRHDSQFTAHQIIHTVEKPHECKDCGKAFRHPSRLAHHQKIHTGKKPFECKECGKTFIYGSDLTRHDRIHTGEKPYECKECGKAFSSGSNFTRHQRIHTGEKPYECKECGKAFSSSSNFIQHQRIHTGEKPYECKECGNAFSQSSQLIKHQRIHTGEKPYECKECEKAFRSGSDLTRHQRIHTGEKPYECKICGKAYSQSSQLISHHRIHAGEKPCEYKDCGKNFNYGPRLIQHQNLYW comes from the exons ATGGCTCAG GAGTCAGTGGTGTTCAGTGATGTATCCGTAGACTTCTCTCAGGAGGAGTGGGAATGCCTGACTGATGATCAGAGACATTTATACAGAGAGGTGATGTTGGAGAATTACAGCAACCTGGTTTCAATGG tcctggaATCAACATGTGAGACCAAGAAGTtatttctgaagaaagaaatatatgaaatagagtcAGCCCAGTGGGAGATAATGGGAAGATTTACAAGACATGACCTTCAGTGCTCTAATTTCACAGATGACTGGGAGTGTAATGGCCAGTTTGAGAAACAACATGGCTCTAGGGACAGGCATTTCAGTAAACTGGTAATCACTCATGAAGATGTGCCTGCTTTCAGTCAACATCCATCCTTTACATTACAGCAacttattaataataaagaaaaatactgtgcaacaaaagaatacagaaaaaatgtTAGACATGACTCTCAATTTACTGCACATCAAATAATTCATACTGTTGAGAAACCCCACGAGTGTAAGGATTGTGGAAAGGCCTTTAGACATCCTTCAAGACTTGCTCATCATCAGAAAATTCACACTGGCAAGAAACCCtttgaatgtaaggaatgtgggaaaacatttatttatggCTCAGACCTTACTCGACATGACAGGATTCACACTGgcgagaaaccctatgaatgtaaggaatgtggaaaggCTTTTAGTAGTGGTTCAAACTTTACtcgacaccagagaattcacaccGGAGAGAAGCcttatgaatgtaaagaatgtgggaaggcctttagCAGTAGTTCAAACTTTATTcagcatcagagaattcacaccggagagaaaccctatgaatgtaaggaatgtggcaatgCCTTTAGTCAGAGTTCACAACTTATTAAACATCAAAGAATCCATACAggtgagaaaccctatgaatgtaaagaatgtgaaaaaGCTTTTCGTTCTGGTTCTGACCTTACTagacatcagagaattcatactggtgagaaaccctatgaatgtaagatTTGTGGGAAAGCCTACTCTCAGAGTTCACAGCTTATTAGTCATCATAGAATTCACGCTGGTGAGAAACCCTGTGAATACAAGGACTGTGGAAAGAACTTTAATTATGGCCCACGGCTTATTCAGCATCAAAATTTGTACTGGTGA